A genome region from Drosophila simulans strain w501 chromosome 2R, Prin_Dsim_3.1, whole genome shotgun sequence includes the following:
- the LOC6734812 gene encoding kinesin-like protein unc-104 isoform X15: MSSVKVAVRVRPFNSREIARESKCIIEMAGATTAITNPKVPPNTSDSVKRFNFDYSYWSHDHHDADFSTQSMVYKDIGEEMLQHSFDGYNVCIFAYGQTGAGKSYTMMGRQEEQQEGIIPMICKDLFTRIQDTETDDLKYSVEVSYMEIYCERVRDLLNPKNKGNLRVREHPLLGPYVEDLSKLAVTDYQDIHDLIDEGNKARTVAATNMNETSSRSHAVFTIFFTQRRHDLMTNLTTEKVSKISLVDLAGSERADSTGAKGTRLKEGANINKSLTTLGKVISALAEVASKKKNAKKADFIPYRDSALTWLLRENLGGNSKTAMIAAISPADINYDETLSTLRYADRAKQIVCKAVVNEDANAKLIRELKEEIQKLRDLLKAEGIEVQEGPDGKVVCEKRDANKDELTKSTVIKSPTKSRNRNGSTTEMAVDQLQASEKLIAELNETWEEKLKRTEEIRVQREAVFAEMGVAVKEDGITVGVFSPKKTPHLVNLNEDPNLSECLLYYIKEGLTRLGTHEANVPQDIQLSGSHILKEHCTFENKNSTVTLLPHKDAIIYVNGRKLVEPEVLKTGSRVILGKNHVFRFTNPEQARELRDKIETENEAENEVEKTDTQQVDWNFAQCELLEKQGIDLKAEMKKRLDNLEEQYKREKLQADQQFEEQRKTYEARIDALQKQVEEQSMTMSMYSSYSPEDFHQEEDVYTNPMYESCWTAREAGLAAWAFRKWRYHQFTSLRDDLWGNAIFLKEANAISVELKKKVQFQFTLLTDTLYSPLPPELASTVAPLHQEDEFGAPPVSKTLVAVEVTDTKNGATHHWSLEKLRQRLELMREMYHNEAEMSPTSPDYNVESLTGGDPFYDRFPWFRMVGRSFIYLSNLLYPVPLVHKVAIVNERGDVRGYLRIAVQPVLDEESIDFNNGVKQSARLVFNEDDAKPKYRALNEKDDVQRYIDNGGLDSKLEELEDVDSGRGIDSNSASECHENSEEPGEHLQVGKEFTFRVTVLQATGIGAEYADIFCQFNFLHRHEEAFSTEPVKNSASGAPLGFYHVQNITVPVTKSFIEYLKTQPIMFKIFGHYQTHPLHKDAKQEFVSRPPPRRMLPPSIPISQPVRSPKFGPLPCAPTSTVLAKHDVLVWFEICELAPNGEYVPSVVEHSDDLPCRGLFLLHQGIQRRIRITIVHEPTTEVKWKDINELVVGRIRNTPESSDEQDEDACVLSLGLFPGEALEVPGDDRSFYRFEAAWDSSLHNSALLNRVSQGGETIYITLSAYLELENCARPAIITKDLSMVIYGRDARTGPRSLKHLFSGQYRNPEANRLTGVYELALRRASEAGVQRRQRRVLDTSSTYVRGEENLHGWRPRGDSLIFDHQWELEKLTRLEEVGRMRHLLLLRERLGMDTNPNPTTKTEKDVCNLAARAATSPVHMVIPQSPQTPVKDPQQIIPEREYNQREQDLMLKCLKLVQGRYTKSEANDTQTQSDVSPSDEGCADMTVSCISSNSMELCSPDRADAPNGWEAPAPATQPALPLRLYVPELEEIRVSPVVARKGLLNVLEHGGSGWKKRWVIVRRPYVFIYRSEKDPVERAVLNLATAHVECSEDQAAMVKIPNTFSVVTKHRGYLLQTLGDKEVHDWLYAINPLLAGQIKSRLARRTLEPASQTASQIQATNAANANSASK; this comes from the exons ATGTCGTCGGTTAAGGTGGCGGTGCGAGTGCGCCCCTTCAACTCGCGCGAAATAGCCAGGGAGTCGAAATGCATCATCGAGATGGCAGGAGCCACAACGG CCATCACCAATCCAAAGGTGCCGCCCAACACAAGCGATTCAGTAAAGCGCTTCAACTTTGACTACTCTTACTGGTCACATGAT CACCACGATGCCGATTTCTCCACACAATCGATGGTGTACAAGGACATTGGCGAGGAGATGTTGCAGCACTCCTTCGATGGATACAATGTCTGTATCTTTGCCTACGGCCAGACTGGAGCTGGAAAGTCGTATACCATGATGGGCaggcaggaggagcagcaagAGGGCATAATACCCATGATATGCAAGGATCTGTTCACTCGCATACAGGATACTGAGACCGATGATCTCAAGTACTCG GTTGAGGTGTCCTATATGGAAATCTATTGCGAGCGAGTCAGGGATCTACTGAATCCGAAAAACAAGGGCAATCTGCGTGTGAGGGAGCATCCTCTTCTGGGTCCCTATGTAGAGGATCTGTCCAAACTGGCCGTTACCGATTACCAGGACATTCACGATCTCATTGATGAAGGCAACAAAGCTCG AACTGTGGCAGCCACTAACATGAACGAAACCAGTTCCCGCTCTCATGCCGTCTTTACAATCTTCTTTACCCAACGTCGTCATGATCTGATGACCAATTTGACCACAGAAAAGGTATCCAAGATTAGCTTGGTGGACTTGGCCGGGTCGGAACGAGCGGATTCCACTGGTGCCAAGGGCACCCGCTTGAAGGAGGGAGCCAACATTAACAAGTCCTTGACCACATTGGGCAAAGTTATCTCAGCTTTGGCGGAAGTG GCTTCCAAGAAAAAGAACGCCAAGAAGGCAGATTTTATTCCGTACCGTGATTCGGCCTTGACCTGGCTGTTACGTGAAAACTTGGGAGGAAACTCGAAGACGGCTATGATTGCAGCTATCTCGCCAGCAGATATTAACTACGATGAAACCCTCAGCACACTGCG CTATGCGGATCGTGCCaagcaaattgtttgcaaGGCTGTGGTCAATGAAGATGCCAATGCCAAGCTGATTCGCGAACTCAAGGAGGAGATCCAGAAGCTGCGGGATTTACTCAAAGCCGAGGGCATTGAAGTGCAGGAAG GACCCGATGGCAAAGTGGTGTGTGAGAAGCGCGATGCGAATA AGGATGAGCTCACCAAGTCCACGGTGATCAAGTCGCCCACTAAGTCACGTAATCGCAATGGATCCACAACGGAGATGGCTGTGGATCAGCTGCAGGCCAGCGAGAAACTCATTGCAG AACTCAACGAGACCTGGGAGGAGAAACTTAAGCGCACCGAGGAGATTCGCGTGCAGCGAGAGGCGGTCTTCGCCgaaatgggcgtggctgttAAGGAAGATGGCATAACAGTTGGCGTATTCTCGCCCAAGAAGACTCCGCATTTGGTCAACCTAAACGAGGATCCCAATCTGTCTGAGTGTCTGCTTTACTACATCAAGGAGGGTCTAACTCGGCTGGGTACCCATGAAGCAAATGTGCCTCAGGACATTCAGCTCTCCGGATCGCACATCCTCAAGGAGCACTGCACCTTTGAGAACAAGAACAGCACGGTGACCCTGCTGCCGCACAAGGATGCCATTATCTATGTAAATGGACGCAAGCTGGTTGAGCCGGAGGTTCTTAAGACCGGCTCTCGCGTGATTCTCGGAAAGAACCACGTGTTCCGCTTTACAAATCCTGAACAGGCACGCGAATTGCGGGATAAGATCGAGACCGAAAATGAGGCTGAGAACGAAGTAGAGAAGACAGACACCCAGCAGGTGGACTGGAACTTTGCCCAGTGCGAATTGCTCGAGAAGCAAGGCATTGATCTCAAAGCTGAAATGAAGAAGCGTTTGGACAACTTGGAGGAACAATACAAGCGGGAGAAACTTCAGGCCGATCAGCAGTTCGAGGAGCAGCGCAAAACGTACGAGGCTCGCATCGATGCTTTGCAGAAACAGGTGGAGGAGCAATCCATGACCATGTCCATGTACAGCAGCTACTCGCCGGAGGATTTCCACCAGGAGGAGGACGTCTACA CCAATCCTATGTACGAGTCCTGCTGGACAGCAAGAGAGGCTGGCTTGGCTGCCTGGGCTTTCCGCAAGTGGCGTTACCACCAATTCACCTCCTTGCGAGACGATCTCTGGGGCAATGCTATATTCCTTAAGGAAGCCAATGCCATTTCCGTTGAGTTGAAGAAGAAG GTACAATTCCAATTTACTCTCTTGACCGACACCTTGTACTCCCCTTTGCCGCCTGAGCTGGCCTCCACTGTGGCTCCTTTGCATCAGGAGGATGAGTTCGGAGCTCCACCTGTCTCTAAGACCCTGGTGGCCGTCGAAGTTACCGATACTAAGAACGGAGCCACTCATCACTGGTCTCTGGAAAAGTTACG GCAACGTTTGGAGCTGATGCGCGAGATGTACCACAACGAAGCCGAAATGAGTCCCACTTCACCGGATTATAATGTGGAGAGCCTCACTGGTGGAGATCCCTTCTACGATCGCTTCCCCTGGTTCCGCATGGTGGGTCGCTCCTTCATCTATCTGAGCAACCTGCTCTACCCAGTGCCATTGGTCCACAAGGTGGCCATTGTCAATGAACGCGGAGATGTGCGTGGCTACCTAAGGATTGCTGTGCAGCCCGTTCTGGATGAGGAGTCCATTGATTTCAATAATGGTGTCAAGCAGTCAGCTCGCTTGGTTTTCAATGAGGATGATGCCAAGCCCAAGTACCGAGCTCTCAATGAAAAGGATGATGTGCAGCGCTATATTGACAATGGTGGTTTGGACAGCAAGTTGGAGG AACTTGAGGATGTGGACTCTGGTCGTGGCATTGACTCTAACTCCGCATCCGAGTGCCACGAAAATTCGGAGGAGCCTGGCGAGCACCTGCAGGTGGGCAAGGAGTTCACCTTCCGGGTCACTGTTCTCCAGGCCACTGGTATTGGGGCTGAATATGCCGATATCTTCTGCCAGTTCAA CTTTTTGCATCGTCATGAGGAGGCGTTCTCCACCGAACCCGTCAAGAATTCGGCATCTGGTGCTCCTCTAGGCTTCTACCATGTGCAGAAC ATAACTGTACCCGTAACCAAATCTTTCATCGAGTATTTGAAGACCCAACCCATAATGTTCAAGATCTTTGGGCACTACCAGACGCACCCATTGCATAAGGATGCCAAACAGGAGTTCGTTTCCCGGCCACCACCACGACGCATGTTGCCACCGAGCATACCGATCAGTCAGCCAGTGCGTAGTCCCAAGTTTGGACCACTACCTTGTGCACCCACGTCTACGGTTTTGGCTAAGCACGATGTTCTGGTTTGGTTTGAAATCTGTGAATTGGCTCCCAATGGAGAATATGTGCCATCG GTAGTGGAGCACAGCGATGATCTTCCCTGCCGCGGACTGTTCCTCTTGCATCAGGGCATCCAGCGGCGCATTCGTATTACTATTGTACATGAGCCCACAACCGAAGTGAAGTGGAAGGACATCAATGAGTTGGTGGTTGGACGTATCCGCAATACTCCGGAGTCATCCGATGAGCAGGACGAAGACGCCTGTGTCTTATCATTGGGCTTGTTCCCAGGCGAGGCTTTGGAGGTGCCCGGAGATGATAGATCGTTCTACCGTTTTGAGGCTGCCTGGGACTCTAGTCTGCACAACTCAGCACTGCTCAACCGCGTTTCTCAAGGCGGTGAGACCATCTACATCACCCTGAGCGCTTACTTGGAG CTGGAGAACTGCGCCCGCCCGGCCATAATTACCAAGGACCTGAGCATGGTAATCTATGGACGCGACGCCCGTACCGGACCGCGCTCCCTGAAGCACCTGTTTTCGGGACAGTACCGAAATCCGGAGGCCAATCGCCTCACCGGGGTTTACGAGCTAGCACTGCGCAGAGCATCCGAAGCAG GTGTACAAAGGCGTCAACGTCGAGTGCTGGACACCAGCTCTACTTATGTGCGCGGCGAGGAGAATCTTCACGGCTGGAGGCCAAGGGGTGACTCCCTGATCTTCGACCACCAGTGGGAGCTGGAGAAACTCACCAGACTTGAAGAGGTTGGTCGCATGCGGCACTTGCTTCTGCTGCGCGAACGTCTGGGCATGGACACCAACCCGAATCCGACCACCAAGACCGAGAAGGATGTATGCAATCTAGCTGCTCGGGCAGCCACATCACCCGTACATATGGTCATTCCACAATCGCCGCAAACTCCGGTCAAGGACCCACAGCAAATCATTCCAGAACGCGAGTACAACCAACGAGAGCAGGATCTCATGCTTAAGTGCTTAAAGTTGGTGCAGG GACGCTATACTAAGAGCGAGGCCAACGATACGCAAACTCAGTCGGATGTTTCTCCTAGCGATGAGGGATGTGCCGACATGACCGTCAGCTGCATCTCCAGCAATTCCATGGA ATTATGTTCACCGGATCGAGCTGATGCTCCCAACGGCTGGGAGGCACCTGCTCCGGCTACTCAGCCGGCTCTTCCCCTCCGTCTCTATGTGCCGGAACTGGAGGAGATTCGCGTGAGTCCTGTGGTGGCCCGCAAGGGTCTGTTGAATGTCCTGGAGCACGGCGGTTCCGGCTGGAAGAAGCGCTGGGTG ATCGTCCGTCGTCCTTACGTGTTTATCTACCGCTCGGAGAAGGATCCCGTTGAACGGGCTGTCCTCAATCTGGCCACTGCGCATGTGGAGTGCAGCGAGGACCAGGCGGCCATGGTCAAGATACCCAACACATTCAG TGTGGTGACCAAGCATCGTGGCTATCTGCTGCAGACCCTTGGTGACAAGGAAGTACACGACTGGCTGTATGCTATCAACCCATTGCTTGCTGGGCAGATAAA atCCCGCCTGGCACGACGGACCTTAGAGCCTGCTAGCCAGACGGCTTCCCAGATCCAGGCCACCAATGCGGCGAACGCCAACAGTGCGAGCAAATGA
- the LOC6734812 gene encoding kinesin-like protein unc-104 isoform X1 has product MSSVKVAVRVRPFNSREIARESKCIIEMAGATTAITNPKVPPNTSDSVKRFNFDYSYWSHDHHDADFSTQSMVYKDIGEEMLQHSFDGYNVCIFAYGQTGAGKSYTMMGRQEEQQEGIIPMICKDLFTRIQDTETDDLKYSVEVSYMEIYCERVRDLLNPKNKGNLRVREHPLLGPYVEDLSKLAVTDYQDIHDLIDEGNKARTVAATNMNETSSRSHAVFTIFFTQRRHDLMTNLTTEKVSKISLVDLAGSERADSTGAKGTRLKEGANINKSLTTLGKVISALAEVSASKKKNAKKADFIPYRDSALTWLLRENLGGNSKTAMIAAISPADINYDETLSTLRYADRAKQIVCKAVVNEDANAKLIRELKEEIQKLRDLLKAEGIEVQEGPDGKVVCEKRDANKDELTKSTVIKSPTKSRNRNGSTTEMAVDQLQASEKLIAELNETWEEKLKRTEEIRVQREAVFAEMGVAVKEDGITVGVFSPKKTPHLVNLNEDPNLSECLLYYIKEGLTRLGTHEANVPQDIQLSGSHILKEHCTFENKNSTVTLLPHKDAIIYVNGRKLVEPEVLKTGSRVILGKNHVFRFTNPEQARELRDKIETENEAENEVEKTDTQQVDWNFAQCELLEKQGIDLKAEMKKRLDNLEEQYKREKLQADQQFEEQRKTYEARIDALQKQVEEQSMTMSMYSSYSPEDFHQEEDVYTNPMYESCWTAREAGLAAWAFRKWRYHQFTSLRDDLWGNAIFLKEANAISVELKKKVQFQFTLLTDTLYSPLPPELASTVAPLHQEDEFGAPPVSKTLVAVEVTDTKNGATHHWSLEKLRYRLELMRQIYNVESPPSSMLFDTSGMEALSGWIAPPSQHPGQQAQLLPVEPPVESERGRLTLANLIPSRQRLELMREMYHNEAEMSPTSPDYNVESLTGGDPFYDRFPWFRMVGRSFIYLSNLLYPVPLVHKVAIVNERGDVRGYLRIAVQPVLDEESIDFNNGVKQSARLVFNEDDAKPKYRALNEKDDVQRYIDNGGLDSKLEELEDVDSGRGIDSNSASECHENSEEPGEHLQVGKEFTFRVTVLQATGIGAEYADIFCQFNFLHRHEEAFSTEPVKNSASGAPLGFYHVQNITVPVTKSFIEYLKTQPIMFKIFGHYQTHPLHKDAKQEFVSRPPPRRMLPPSIPISQPVRSPKFGPLPCAPTSTVLAKHDVLVWFEICELAPNGEYVPSVVEHSDDLPCRGLFLLHQGIQRRIRITIVHEPTTEVKWKDINELVVGRIRNTPESSDEQDEDACVLSLGLFPGEALEVPGDDRSFYRFEAAWDSSLHNSALLNRVSQGGETIYITLSAYLELENCARPAIITKDLSMVIYGRDARTGPRSLKHLFSGQYRNPEANRLTGVYELALRRASEAGSPGVQRRQRRVLDTSSTYVRGEENLHGWRPRGDSLIFDHQWELEKLTRLEEVGRMRHLLLLRERLGMDTNPNPTTKTEKDVCNLAARAATSPVHMVIPQSPQTPVKDPQQIIPEREYNQREQDLMLKCLKLVQGRYTKSEANDTQTQSDVSPSDEGCADMTVSCISSNSMENNKFVIRRRLCSPDRADAPNGWEAPAPATQPALPLRLYVPELEEIRVSPVVARKGLLNVLEHGGSGWKKRWVIVRRPYVFIYRSEKDPVERAVLNLATAHVECSEDQAAMVKIPNTFSVVTKHRGYLLQTLGDKEVHDWLYAINPLLAGQIKSRLARRTLEPASQTASQIQATNAANANSASK; this is encoded by the exons ATGTCGTCGGTTAAGGTGGCGGTGCGAGTGCGCCCCTTCAACTCGCGCGAAATAGCCAGGGAGTCGAAATGCATCATCGAGATGGCAGGAGCCACAACGG CCATCACCAATCCAAAGGTGCCGCCCAACACAAGCGATTCAGTAAAGCGCTTCAACTTTGACTACTCTTACTGGTCACATGAT CACCACGATGCCGATTTCTCCACACAATCGATGGTGTACAAGGACATTGGCGAGGAGATGTTGCAGCACTCCTTCGATGGATACAATGTCTGTATCTTTGCCTACGGCCAGACTGGAGCTGGAAAGTCGTATACCATGATGGGCaggcaggaggagcagcaagAGGGCATAATACCCATGATATGCAAGGATCTGTTCACTCGCATACAGGATACTGAGACCGATGATCTCAAGTACTCG GTTGAGGTGTCCTATATGGAAATCTATTGCGAGCGAGTCAGGGATCTACTGAATCCGAAAAACAAGGGCAATCTGCGTGTGAGGGAGCATCCTCTTCTGGGTCCCTATGTAGAGGATCTGTCCAAACTGGCCGTTACCGATTACCAGGACATTCACGATCTCATTGATGAAGGCAACAAAGCTCG AACTGTGGCAGCCACTAACATGAACGAAACCAGTTCCCGCTCTCATGCCGTCTTTACAATCTTCTTTACCCAACGTCGTCATGATCTGATGACCAATTTGACCACAGAAAAGGTATCCAAGATTAGCTTGGTGGACTTGGCCGGGTCGGAACGAGCGGATTCCACTGGTGCCAAGGGCACCCGCTTGAAGGAGGGAGCCAACATTAACAAGTCCTTGACCACATTGGGCAAAGTTATCTCAGCTTTGGCGGAAGTG TCT GCTTCCAAGAAAAAGAACGCCAAGAAGGCAGATTTTATTCCGTACCGTGATTCGGCCTTGACCTGGCTGTTACGTGAAAACTTGGGAGGAAACTCGAAGACGGCTATGATTGCAGCTATCTCGCCAGCAGATATTAACTACGATGAAACCCTCAGCACACTGCG CTATGCGGATCGTGCCaagcaaattgtttgcaaGGCTGTGGTCAATGAAGATGCCAATGCCAAGCTGATTCGCGAACTCAAGGAGGAGATCCAGAAGCTGCGGGATTTACTCAAAGCCGAGGGCATTGAAGTGCAGGAAG GACCCGATGGCAAAGTGGTGTGTGAGAAGCGCGATGCGAATA AGGATGAGCTCACCAAGTCCACGGTGATCAAGTCGCCCACTAAGTCACGTAATCGCAATGGATCCACAACGGAGATGGCTGTGGATCAGCTGCAGGCCAGCGAGAAACTCATTGCAG AACTCAACGAGACCTGGGAGGAGAAACTTAAGCGCACCGAGGAGATTCGCGTGCAGCGAGAGGCGGTCTTCGCCgaaatgggcgtggctgttAAGGAAGATGGCATAACAGTTGGCGTATTCTCGCCCAAGAAGACTCCGCATTTGGTCAACCTAAACGAGGATCCCAATCTGTCTGAGTGTCTGCTTTACTACATCAAGGAGGGTCTAACTCGGCTGGGTACCCATGAAGCAAATGTGCCTCAGGACATTCAGCTCTCCGGATCGCACATCCTCAAGGAGCACTGCACCTTTGAGAACAAGAACAGCACGGTGACCCTGCTGCCGCACAAGGATGCCATTATCTATGTAAATGGACGCAAGCTGGTTGAGCCGGAGGTTCTTAAGACCGGCTCTCGCGTGATTCTCGGAAAGAACCACGTGTTCCGCTTTACAAATCCTGAACAGGCACGCGAATTGCGGGATAAGATCGAGACCGAAAATGAGGCTGAGAACGAAGTAGAGAAGACAGACACCCAGCAGGTGGACTGGAACTTTGCCCAGTGCGAATTGCTCGAGAAGCAAGGCATTGATCTCAAAGCTGAAATGAAGAAGCGTTTGGACAACTTGGAGGAACAATACAAGCGGGAGAAACTTCAGGCCGATCAGCAGTTCGAGGAGCAGCGCAAAACGTACGAGGCTCGCATCGATGCTTTGCAGAAACAGGTGGAGGAGCAATCCATGACCATGTCCATGTACAGCAGCTACTCGCCGGAGGATTTCCACCAGGAGGAGGACGTCTACA CCAATCCTATGTACGAGTCCTGCTGGACAGCAAGAGAGGCTGGCTTGGCTGCCTGGGCTTTCCGCAAGTGGCGTTACCACCAATTCACCTCCTTGCGAGACGATCTCTGGGGCAATGCTATATTCCTTAAGGAAGCCAATGCCATTTCCGTTGAGTTGAAGAAGAAG GTACAATTCCAATTTACTCTCTTGACCGACACCTTGTACTCCCCTTTGCCGCCTGAGCTGGCCTCCACTGTGGCTCCTTTGCATCAGGAGGATGAGTTCGGAGCTCCACCTGTCTCTAAGACCCTGGTGGCCGTCGAAGTTACCGATACTAAGAACGGAGCCACTCATCACTGGTCTCTGGAAAAGTTACG CTATCGCCTCGAGCTGATGAGACAAATATACAATGTCGAGAGCCCACCATCGTCCATGCTGTTCGATACGTCCGGCATGGAGGCATTGAGCGGATGGATCGCACCACCCAGCCAACATCCTGGCCAGCAGGCGCAGCTGCTCCCAGTGGAGCCACCAGTCGAAAGCGAACGGGGCCGTCTCACATTGGCCAATCTGATACCTTCTAG GCAACGTTTGGAGCTGATGCGCGAGATGTACCACAACGAAGCCGAAATGAGTCCCACTTCACCGGATTATAATGTGGAGAGCCTCACTGGTGGAGATCCCTTCTACGATCGCTTCCCCTGGTTCCGCATGGTGGGTCGCTCCTTCATCTATCTGAGCAACCTGCTCTACCCAGTGCCATTGGTCCACAAGGTGGCCATTGTCAATGAACGCGGAGATGTGCGTGGCTACCTAAGGATTGCTGTGCAGCCCGTTCTGGATGAGGAGTCCATTGATTTCAATAATGGTGTCAAGCAGTCAGCTCGCTTGGTTTTCAATGAGGATGATGCCAAGCCCAAGTACCGAGCTCTCAATGAAAAGGATGATGTGCAGCGCTATATTGACAATGGTGGTTTGGACAGCAAGTTGGAGG AACTTGAGGATGTGGACTCTGGTCGTGGCATTGACTCTAACTCCGCATCCGAGTGCCACGAAAATTCGGAGGAGCCTGGCGAGCACCTGCAGGTGGGCAAGGAGTTCACCTTCCGGGTCACTGTTCTCCAGGCCACTGGTATTGGGGCTGAATATGCCGATATCTTCTGCCAGTTCAA CTTTTTGCATCGTCATGAGGAGGCGTTCTCCACCGAACCCGTCAAGAATTCGGCATCTGGTGCTCCTCTAGGCTTCTACCATGTGCAGAAC ATAACTGTACCCGTAACCAAATCTTTCATCGAGTATTTGAAGACCCAACCCATAATGTTCAAGATCTTTGGGCACTACCAGACGCACCCATTGCATAAGGATGCCAAACAGGAGTTCGTTTCCCGGCCACCACCACGACGCATGTTGCCACCGAGCATACCGATCAGTCAGCCAGTGCGTAGTCCCAAGTTTGGACCACTACCTTGTGCACCCACGTCTACGGTTTTGGCTAAGCACGATGTTCTGGTTTGGTTTGAAATCTGTGAATTGGCTCCCAATGGAGAATATGTGCCATCG GTAGTGGAGCACAGCGATGATCTTCCCTGCCGCGGACTGTTCCTCTTGCATCAGGGCATCCAGCGGCGCATTCGTATTACTATTGTACATGAGCCCACAACCGAAGTGAAGTGGAAGGACATCAATGAGTTGGTGGTTGGACGTATCCGCAATACTCCGGAGTCATCCGATGAGCAGGACGAAGACGCCTGTGTCTTATCATTGGGCTTGTTCCCAGGCGAGGCTTTGGAGGTGCCCGGAGATGATAGATCGTTCTACCGTTTTGAGGCTGCCTGGGACTCTAGTCTGCACAACTCAGCACTGCTCAACCGCGTTTCTCAAGGCGGTGAGACCATCTACATCACCCTGAGCGCTTACTTGGAG CTGGAGAACTGCGCCCGCCCGGCCATAATTACCAAGGACCTGAGCATGGTAATCTATGGACGCGACGCCCGTACCGGACCGCGCTCCCTGAAGCACCTGTTTTCGGGACAGTACCGAAATCCGGAGGCCAATCGCCTCACCGGGGTTTACGAGCTAGCACTGCGCAGAGCATCCGAAGCAGGTAGTCCAG GTGTACAAAGGCGTCAACGTCGAGTGCTGGACACCAGCTCTACTTATGTGCGCGGCGAGGAGAATCTTCACGGCTGGAGGCCAAGGGGTGACTCCCTGATCTTCGACCACCAGTGGGAGCTGGAGAAACTCACCAGACTTGAAGAGGTTGGTCGCATGCGGCACTTGCTTCTGCTGCGCGAACGTCTGGGCATGGACACCAACCCGAATCCGACCACCAAGACCGAGAAGGATGTATGCAATCTAGCTGCTCGGGCAGCCACATCACCCGTACATATGGTCATTCCACAATCGCCGCAAACTCCGGTCAAGGACCCACAGCAAATCATTCCAGAACGCGAGTACAACCAACGAGAGCAGGATCTCATGCTTAAGTGCTTAAAGTTGGTGCAGG GACGCTATACTAAGAGCGAGGCCAACGATACGCAAACTCAGTCGGATGTTTCTCCTAGCGATGAGGGATGTGCCGACATGACCGTCAGCTGCATCTCCAGCAATTCCATGGA aaacaacaaatttgtaATTCGACGCAG ATTATGTTCACCGGATCGAGCTGATGCTCCCAACGGCTGGGAGGCACCTGCTCCGGCTACTCAGCCGGCTCTTCCCCTCCGTCTCTATGTGCCGGAACTGGAGGAGATTCGCGTGAGTCCTGTGGTGGCCCGCAAGGGTCTGTTGAATGTCCTGGAGCACGGCGGTTCCGGCTGGAAGAAGCGCTGGGTG ATCGTCCGTCGTCCTTACGTGTTTATCTACCGCTCGGAGAAGGATCCCGTTGAACGGGCTGTCCTCAATCTGGCCACTGCGCATGTGGAGTGCAGCGAGGACCAGGCGGCCATGGTCAAGATACCCAACACATTCAG TGTGGTGACCAAGCATCGTGGCTATCTGCTGCAGACCCTTGGTGACAAGGAAGTACACGACTGGCTGTATGCTATCAACCCATTGCTTGCTGGGCAGATAAA atCCCGCCTGGCACGACGGACCTTAGAGCCTGCTAGCCAGACGGCTTCCCAGATCCAGGCCACCAATGCGGCGAACGCCAACAGTGCGAGCAAATGA